The Methanothrix soehngenii GP6 genome has a window encoding:
- a CDS encoding beta-ribofuranosylaminobenzene 5'-phosphate synthase yields MKSPHKCPIQRISELESIVGRLSPVQKMLLGTDGSVTSLLEILTGSPIEIETLAQEIIPADQAVAKELNLNPGEDVNYRVVKLKKAGTGETLIYAVSHTPLKRLEDSFRDDLTRADIPIGVILKKHKIESRREINSAGFLQADRKLGQIFNIFPKELALQRNYKIIRQGEPLIAIEETFPYNSFQDANRVVIETPARIHLTLTDLTGTSGRVDGGAGITLDEPGILLEAERSNELLVTGENADRAKAAAQAVMERFGLGGARLTLRENYKMHVGLGRGTQLGIAAGKAICELYHKEVGVREIARTINRGGTSGIGTAAFDMGGFIIDGGHTFGPGREKTDFRPSSVSSGIRPARATARHDFPQDWNILLAIPEVPRGAHGQQEADIFKKYCPLPPAEVHELCYQILVRILPSVVEEDLDEFGAAINRIQEIGFKRIEIMLQHPLVRSLMEEMRAAGSACAGLSSFGPTVYVITDTQTRDIESAAHDVMRSVGGEVMITRARNEGARIRALQ; encoded by the coding sequence ATGAAGAGTCCTCACAAATGTCCTATTCAAAGGATCTCTGAGCTGGAGAGCATTGTAGGCAGGCTAAGTCCTGTGCAGAAGATGCTTTTAGGGACCGATGGGTCCGTGACCAGCCTTCTGGAGATTCTCACCGGAAGTCCCATCGAGATCGAAACGTTAGCACAAGAGATCATCCCTGCAGACCAAGCGGTGGCAAAAGAGCTGAACCTGAATCCCGGAGAAGATGTCAACTATCGGGTGGTGAAGCTGAAGAAGGCAGGGACAGGCGAAACTCTCATTTATGCTGTATCTCACACGCCTCTAAAAAGGCTGGAGGATAGCTTTCGGGACGACCTAACCCGAGCAGATATTCCAATTGGAGTCATCCTGAAAAAGCACAAAATCGAGTCCAGACGAGAAATTAACAGTGCAGGATTCCTGCAGGCCGACAGGAAGCTGGGCCAGATCTTCAACATCTTTCCAAAGGAGCTAGCGCTCCAGCGCAATTATAAAATCATCCGGCAAGGAGAACCGCTGATAGCTATTGAGGAGACGTTCCCCTACAACAGTTTTCAGGATGCCAATAGAGTGGTGATAGAGACTCCAGCCAGGATCCATTTGACTCTGACCGATCTGACTGGCACATCCGGCCGCGTGGATGGTGGAGCAGGAATCACACTGGACGAGCCAGGGATCCTGCTTGAAGCGGAGAGAAGCAATGAACTCCTGGTCACGGGAGAAAATGCCGACCGGGCTAAGGCTGCCGCCCAGGCAGTAATGGAACGCTTTGGCCTGGGAGGAGCGCGGCTGACCTTGAGAGAGAATTATAAAATGCATGTGGGCCTGGGCAGGGGAACGCAGCTTGGCATTGCAGCAGGAAAAGCGATCTGCGAGCTTTATCATAAGGAGGTTGGCGTGCGGGAGATCGCCAGGACCATCAACCGCGGCGGAACAAGCGGGATCGGGACAGCGGCCTTCGATATGGGCGGCTTTATAATCGATGGAGGGCACACCTTTGGACCGGGCAGAGAGAAGACGGATTTCAGGCCTTCGTCTGTCTCATCAGGCATTCGCCCGGCGAGAGCGACAGCTCGCCACGATTTTCCCCAGGACTGGAATATACTGCTCGCAATACCCGAGGTTCCCAGGGGCGCTCATGGCCAGCAGGAGGCGGATATCTTCAAAAAGTACTGCCCATTGCCTCCAGCCGAAGTTCATGAGCTCTGCTACCAGATCCTTGTGAGGATACTGCCTTCTGTGGTGGAAGAGGATCTGGATGAGTTTGGAGCGGCGATAAACCGGATTCAAGAGATCGGATTCAAGAGGATCGAGATAATGCTCCAGCATCCCCTGGTGCGCAGCCTGATGGAAGAGATGAGAGCAGCGGGATCTGCTTGCGCCGGCCTCAGCTCCTTTGGGCCGACGGTTTATGTCATCACCGATACCCAGACAAGAGACATCGAGTCCGCAGCTCATGATGTAATGAGATCTGTGGGAGGAGAGGTCATGATCACAAGAGCCCGAAATGAAGGGGCTCGGATCAGGGCGCTCCAATGA
- a CDS encoding prohibitin family protein: protein MSGIDSDILREKIRERMPKPPHFSLGATAFIATAIILLLLLVLVGGSFIAIIPAGHVGVQDRFGVVSDTVLSPGFNLKDPLTSVHQMNTQTQQIEYKQVTGTLTREGLEINLDSSVLWHLDPAKAPDIFRSVRGDYVDTKLTPSFMGLLRAEIKKYTAEDIYTNKSTEIQADVEKQLKMELDRTGIIIERVWLRGIFLPTELQVAITTKQQKQQQAQQMQFTIQQSEKEAERLVIEAKGIAEANRIKGESVTPTLVSWEFVQAIKNNPNVLYVPIGSGGGEVLFNLPAPGLKS from the coding sequence ATGAGCGGAATAGATAGCGATATATTACGGGAAAAAATAAGAGAGAGGATGCCTAAGCCACCACATTTCTCTCTCGGAGCAACAGCTTTCATTGCCACTGCAATCATCTTATTGCTGCTGCTGGTTTTAGTGGGAGGATCCTTCATTGCCATAATCCCTGCCGGGCATGTGGGGGTGCAGGACCGGTTTGGGGTGGTCTCCGATACTGTCCTGAGTCCGGGATTCAACCTCAAAGATCCACTCACCAGCGTCCACCAGATGAACACCCAGACCCAGCAGATAGAGTACAAGCAGGTAACCGGGACGTTGACCCGTGAGGGCCTGGAGATAAATCTGGACAGCAGCGTCCTGTGGCACCTTGATCCGGCCAAGGCTCCGGACATCTTCAGATCGGTAAGAGGAGACTATGTGGACACCAAGCTGACTCCTTCCTTCATGGGCCTGCTTCGAGCGGAGATCAAGAAGTACACCGCCGAGGACATTTACACCAATAAGTCGACTGAGATCCAGGCGGATGTGGAAAAGCAGCTCAAGATGGAGCTAGATAGAACCGGCATCATCATCGAGAGAGTCTGGCTGAGGGGGATCTTCCTGCCGACTGAACTCCAGGTGGCCATCACCACCAAACAGCAAAAGCAGCAGCAGGCCCAGCAGATGCAGTTTACCATCCAGCAGTCTGAGAAGGAAGCGGAGAGGCTGGTGATCGAGGCCAAGGGCATAGCGGAGGCCAACCGGATCAAGGGAGAATCGGTAACGCCAACCCTGGTATCCTGGGAGTTCGTGCAGGCGATCAAGAACAACCCCAATGTGCTCTACGTGCCCATCGGCTCGGGTGGGGGAGAGGTGCTCTTCAACCTCCCCGCCCCTGGGCTTAAGAGCTGA
- a CDS encoding phosphoribosyltransferase, with protein MLFMDRSQAGKALAGALDGFIGQDSVVYALPRGGVVLGYEVARHLDAPMDLLITRKIGYPGSRECAVCAISEDGEMICDSLGASRLDPAWLGVRAEEEMEEANRRRRAYLEGRPPLNAGGKVAIVVDDGMATGLTVLLAIMVLKKQHPKSIVVAVPVSSMEAAEKIRREADELVALDVPPDFCSVSEHYEEFAQLEDEDVIRLLRAAEKRE; from the coding sequence ATGCTCTTTATGGATAGATCCCAGGCAGGAAAGGCGCTGGCAGGGGCCCTGGACGGGTTTATAGGCCAGGATTCGGTGGTCTATGCCCTTCCCAGAGGTGGGGTGGTCCTGGGATATGAAGTAGCCCGCCACCTTGATGCTCCGATGGATCTGCTCATAACCCGAAAGATCGGCTATCCCGGCAGCCGGGAATGCGCCGTCTGCGCAATATCCGAGGATGGGGAGATGATATGCGACAGCTTGGGCGCTTCCCGCCTGGATCCCGCATGGCTCGGCGTGCGGGCAGAAGAGGAGATGGAAGAGGCGAACAGGCGGCGAAGAGCCTATCTTGAAGGCAGACCGCCCCTGAATGCGGGAGGGAAGGTGGCCATAGTGGTTGACGACGGCATGGCCACCGGGCTTACCGTCCTCCTGGCCATTATGGTGCTGAAAAAGCAACATCCTAAGAGTATAGTGGTTGCCGTTCCCGTCTCTTCGATGGAGGCAGCAGAGAAGATCAGAAGAGAGGCCGATGAGCTTGTCGCCCTGGATGTGCCCCCTGATTTCTGTTCAGTATCTGAGCATTACGAGGAGTTTGCACAGCTTGAGGATGAGGATGTCATCCGTCTCCTCAGGGCGGCGGAAAAGAGGGAATAG
- a CDS encoding DHH family phosphoesterase, whose amino-acid sequence MLISEAEFGSIVSRYKNVLYLCHRNADPDAIGSAFALAGAFGGTVGAIDDLSRIGEALSDIIGAHILIDPSEEGWDLIVVVDTSVQLQLGRIQLARYGLIDHHQDEGLTHKAEFYIQRPAKSTAEIVWKILKDNGRQPSREMALGLMAGIISDTGRFKRASAESFLAASELLEAGGFDYEEALQALSVAPDISQRIAVLKAASRAKIERRGEWLIAASRINSFEGSSAAALIDLGADVAFVAGRHGDRVRISARSSRKAANAGLNLNQILGDIGRAHGGDGGGHSSAASFDARGDPEALLQECRNRVAELLP is encoded by the coding sequence ATGCTCATCTCAGAGGCCGAGTTCGGCTCCATCGTCAGCAGATACAAAAACGTCCTGTACCTGTGCCACCGCAACGCCGACCCTGATGCCATAGGGAGCGCCTTTGCCCTGGCCGGGGCCTTCGGAGGGACAGTGGGGGCGATAGACGACCTGAGCCGCATCGGAGAGGCTCTATCTGATATCATAGGAGCACATATACTGATCGATCCCTCAGAAGAGGGCTGGGACCTGATTGTGGTGGTGGACACATCCGTCCAGTTGCAGCTGGGCAGAATCCAGCTTGCCAGATATGGACTCATAGACCACCACCAGGATGAAGGGCTGACCCACAAGGCAGAATTCTATATCCAAAGGCCGGCCAAATCCACTGCGGAGATCGTCTGGAAGATCCTGAAGGACAATGGACGGCAGCCGAGCAGGGAGATGGCCCTGGGGTTAATGGCGGGGATTATCTCGGACACTGGGCGGTTCAAGCGAGCCAGCGCGGAGTCATTTCTGGCGGCCTCAGAGCTACTAGAGGCAGGAGGATTTGATTATGAAGAGGCATTGCAGGCCCTATCCGTTGCCCCGGACATCTCTCAGAGGATAGCAGTCCTCAAGGCAGCCTCCCGGGCAAAGATCGAGCGCCGGGGAGAATGGCTGATAGCCGCCTCCAGGATCAACTCCTTCGAGGGCTCATCGGCAGCAGCGCTGATAGACCTGGGGGCAGACGTGGCATTTGTAGCCGGAAGGCATGGCGATCGGGTCAGGATCAGCGCCCGGTCCAGCCGCAAAGCAGCGAATGCCGGCTTGAACCTCAACCAGATCCTGGGTGACATCGGCAGAGCCCATGGAGGTGACGGCGGAGGCCACAGTTCGGCAGCCTCCTTTGATGCCAGGGGCGATCCTGAAGCCCTTCTGCAGGAATGCAGAAATAGGGTGGCAGAGTTGCTGCCCTGA
- the tnpA gene encoding IS200/IS605-like element ISMco2 family transposase translates to MIEVKKASHCAYKIRYHMVFSIKYRRKLLQDIDRINYIKFVCSEIGERYYFDFDAIGTDGDHVHIFVGAAPRYSPSKVMQIVKSITAREFFKKYPEVKKQLWGGEFWSDGGYVGTVGDGVMADTIRNYVETQGSPEEKEAYKQMNLLDFE, encoded by the coding sequence ATGATTGAGGTTAAAAAAGCAAGCCATTGTGCCTACAAAATTCGATATCATATGGTATTTAGTATAAAATATAGAAGAAAATTGCTTCAGGATATCGATCGCATTAATTATATCAAATTCGTATGCAGTGAGATCGGTGAACGATACTATTTCGATTTCGATGCAATTGGTACTGATGGTGATCATGTTCATATCTTTGTTGGAGCAGCGCCAAGATATTCGCCATCAAAGGTTATGCAAATTGTAAAAAGTATAACCGCAAGAGAGTTTTTTAAGAAGTATCCTGAAGTGAAAAAACAGCTTTGGGGTGGCGAATTTTGGAGCGATGGAGGTTATGTTGGAACAGTAGGTGATGGTGTTATGGCCGACACTATACGGAATTACGTTGAAACTCAAGGATCGCCTGAAGAAAAGGAAGCATATAAGCAAATGAACTTGTTAGATTTCGAATGA
- a CDS encoding IS5 family transposase, with translation MRNLTDFALRLEYERVKDLGDKLVDIGGRLNWEGFRPPLEAMYRNNTECGGRPNLDVIVMLKSLFIQQLYSLSDEQLEREIADRISFRVFLGTTETVPDSTTIWKFRERLAETGADQKIWAEMQRQLDAMKLKVQKGIMQDATFITSDPGHAKADTPRGDEAKTRRSKDGAWAKKGTKSFFGYKLHDAMDEKFGLIRRIEVTAANVHDSQVDLAEEGEVRYADKGYSGAKTKGYDAAMRKATRGHPLSYKDEMRNKRISSKRSPVERFYAFIKCVCKAGHVAVTTVARVRVKMMITGIVFNVYHLASAKSKMVV, from the coding sequence ATGAGGAACCTCACTGATTTTGCCCTTCGTCTGGAATACGAACGGGTCAAAGATCTTGGAGATAAGCTGGTCGATATTGGGGGTAGACTAAATTGGGAAGGCTTCAGACCGCCGCTTGAAGCTATGTACAGGAACAATACCGAATGCGGCGGCCGACCGAATCTCGATGTGATCGTGATGCTCAAGTCGCTTTTCATTCAACAGCTATACAGCCTATCCGATGAGCAGCTTGAACGGGAAATTGCCGATCGCATCTCGTTTAGAGTGTTTCTTGGCACAACGGAGACTGTTCCAGATTCCACAACGATATGGAAGTTCAGAGAACGCCTTGCTGAGACCGGTGCAGACCAGAAAATATGGGCTGAGATGCAAAGGCAACTTGATGCCATGAAACTCAAGGTGCAAAAGGGAATCATGCAGGATGCCACGTTCATAACATCTGATCCTGGCCATGCCAAAGCAGATACTCCTCGTGGCGATGAAGCCAAGACCAGGCGAAGTAAAGATGGAGCATGGGCGAAAAAAGGAACTAAATCCTTTTTCGGCTACAAGCTGCATGATGCCATGGACGAGAAATTTGGTTTGATTAGAAGGATCGAGGTTACAGCTGCTAATGTCCATGATAGTCAAGTAGATTTAGCAGAAGAAGGCGAAGTTCGCTATGCGGATAAAGGATATTCTGGCGCGAAGACAAAAGGATATGATGCAGCCATGAGAAAAGCCACCCGAGGCCATCCTTTAAGTTACAAGGATGAAATGCGCAACAAGCGGATCTCCAGTAAAAGATCGCCTGTAGAGAGGTTCTACGCTTTCATCAAGTGTGTCTGCAAAGCAGGGCATGTCGCTGTTACTACAGTTGCCAGAGTTCGAGTCAAGATGATGATTACGGGTATCGTTTTCAATGTCTATCATTTGGCCTCGGCCAAAAGCAAAATGGTGGTTTAG
- a CDS encoding coiled-coil protein: protein MLRELDDKRGELGQKSLGLKDGPREQNAEASKWAARRNELNQATEQLIDTAQDFKKLRDECNKNVAQSKRKWDECNELVSQLYQKIDSIRKQHSNHRAGERSITDLRREIDYLEFRQQTEVLSPDKEKQLVNKIAALQAEFNGRKEELEKTEEMKKLLDEAQSLRDQASSYHDKVINFAEMAQECHDQMISNFKEADQTRAEADAAQREFLKALQ, encoded by the coding sequence ATGCTGAGAGAACTGGATGATAAGAGAGGCGAACTCGGACAGAAGTCCCTTGGCCTCAAGGATGGACCGAGGGAGCAAAACGCTGAGGCTAGCAAGTGGGCCGCCAGGCGAAATGAGCTCAACCAGGCCACTGAACAGCTGATCGATACGGCACAGGATTTCAAGAAGCTGCGGGACGAATGCAATAAGAATGTGGCACAGTCCAAAAGGAAGTGGGATGAGTGCAATGAGTTGGTCAGCCAGCTCTATCAAAAGATCGACTCAATCCGAAAACAGCACAGCAACCACCGCGCCGGTGAGCGGTCCATAACCGACCTGCGCCGGGAGATAGATTATCTGGAGTTCCGGCAACAGACTGAGGTCTTAAGCCCGGACAAAGAGAAGCAACTGGTCAACAAAATTGCTGCCCTGCAGGCGGAGTTCAATGGAAGAAAAGAGGAGCTTGAGAAGACAGAGGAGATGAAAAAGCTGCTGGATGAAGCGCAATCCTTGAGAGACCAGGCATCCAGCTACCACGATAAAGTGATCAACTTCGCTGAAATGGCCCAGGAATGCCACGATCAGATGATCAGCAACTTCAAAGAGGCCGATCAGACTCGGGCCGAAGCCGATGCCGCTCAAAGGGAGTTCTTGAAGGCTCTGCAATGA